The following coding sequences lie in one Candidatus Paceibacterota bacterium genomic window:
- a CDS encoding class I SAM-dependent methyltransferase → MIKKDLESYKVHDVDYQSVFDLKRSLEIVKRYDELDTYAQNGFKAAVERIAGSIDTHIDIGTGTGWLLLKTAPFFSKVIGIEPSEHAVETAKEINKNSANVQFIEADMIDGLRRLEIEKPVFLTTAIVLSHIKDYYVREFLKEINVLPTGSVLYFHEPYDLNIQQRLWYIRSKEWWARNLSEWQLEFWDLAGEYKYGIFGRKVGRTEIKNTYRMRFYEKVGWFFNGLWNKVKRLGRAVKKIFNR, encoded by the coding sequence ATGATTAAAAAGGATTTGGAAAGTTATAAAGTGCATGACGTTGATTACCAGAGTGTTTTTGATTTGAAGCGATCTCTGGAGATCGTTAAAAGATATGATGAATTAGATACGTATGCTCAAAACGGTTTTAAAGCGGCCGTCGAGAGAATTGCCGGCAGTATTGACACTCATATTGACATTGGCACCGGCACGGGGTGGTTGCTTTTAAAGACTGCACCTTTCTTTTCAAAGGTAATTGGCATTGAGCCGTCCGAGCATGCCGTTGAGACGGCCAAGGAAATAAACAAAAATTCAGCGAACGTTCAATTTATAGAAGCGGATATGATTGATGGATTGAGAAGGTTGGAAATAGAAAAACCGGTTTTTTTAACGACTGCCATTGTTCTCTCACATATTAAGGATTACTACGTTCGAGAATTCCTGAAAGAAATTAACGTGCTGCCAACGGGCTCTGTTCTATATTTTCATGAACCCTATGATTTAAATATCCAGCAGAGACTTTGGTATATTCGCAGTAAGGAGTGGTGGGCCAGAAATCTTTCGGAATGGCAATTGGAATTCTGGGATTTGGCGGGAGAATATAAATATGGGATTTTCGGGCGAAAAGTCGGTCGAACGGAAATAAAGAATACATATCGGATGAGATTCTACGAGAAGGTTGGTTGGTTT